A genomic region of Amphiura filiformis chromosome 6, Afil_fr2py, whole genome shotgun sequence contains the following coding sequences:
- the LOC140154597 gene encoding cytochrome P450 4F2-like: MASTDTMRAILSTAEPKDEYSTSLVHPWIGDGLLLSSGKKWARNRRLLTRAFHFETLKPYVKLFNESAKSLIDKWKMKCSAEVQDDNSIEIYKDISMLTLDSLLKCIFSIESNCQHHESHHPYLESVSTLSDIFIKRLLFLPYHINLIFHLSPSGWRWRRACHQVHTFAADVIRKRRHTLEAIQGSSSHGCEQYEGHHQVYFLDMLIMAKDENGNGFSDQEIQDEVNTFMFAGHDTTASSISWMLYTMAKYPEYQQKCRQEIDQIVKDRKSEEIEWHVHNNPLYGHHHNENNWQDVNAFKPERFSQENSRDRPPYMFIPFSAGPRNCIGQHFAMQEMKVVLALLLRNFDFSIDEEGPAVIKIHSIVLRALHGIHLKIKPIVSS; the protein is encoded by the exons ATGGCATCGACTGATACAATGAGAGCCATATTATCCACTGCTG AACCTAAAGACGAATACAGCACCAGCCTCGTACATCCGTGGATAGGAGACGGACTTCTCCTAAGCTCCGGTAAGAAATGGGCCAGGAATAGACGACTTTTGACGAGGGCTTTTCACTTTGAGACTTTGAAACCATACGTCAAATTATTTAACGAATCGGCTAAATCGTTAATC GATAAGTGGAAAATGAAGTGTTCGGCAGAGGTTCAAGATGACAATTCCATTGAAATTTACAAAGATATTAGTATGCTTACTTTAGACAGTTTATTGAAGTGCATATTCAGTATTGAAAGCAACTGTCAGCATCACGA ATCGCATCATCCATATTTAGAAAGCGTGTCAACATTAAGCGATATATTCATCAAAAGACTGTTATTTCTGCCGTACCATATCAACCTTATATTCCACTTGTCGCCAAGTGGTTGGAGATGGCGAAGGGCATGTCATCAAGTGCACACATTTGCTGCTGATGTCATCAGGAAACGACGCCACACATTGGAGGCAATACAAGGGTCGTCTTCACATGGGTGTGAGCAATATGAAGGCCATCATCAAGTATATTTTTTAGACATGCTTATCATGGCAAAG GATGAAAACGGTAATGGTTTCAGTGATCAAGAAATACAAGACGAAGTGAACACATTTATGTTTGCTGGTCATGATACAACGGCTAGTTCCATCTCATGGATGTTATATACTATGGCAAAATATCCCGAATACCAGCAAAAATGTAGGCAAGAAATAGATCAAATTGTCAAAGATAGAAAATCAGAGGAAATTGAATG GCACGTTCATAACAATCCTTTGTATGGACATCATCATAACGAGAATAATTGGCAGGATGTGAACGCCTTCAAACCAGAACGCTTTTCTCAGGAAAACTCGCGAGATAGACCACCCTATATGTTTATACCATTTTCAGCAGGACcaag GAATTGTATTGGACAACACTTTGCTATGCAAGAAATGAAAGTAGTTTTAGCCCTGTTGCTTCGGAATTTTGATTTCTCTATAGACGAGGAAGGGCCAGCAGTCATCAAGATTCATTCTATTGTACTCCGCGCCTTACATGGAATTCATCTGAAGATAAAGCCTATTGTTTCATCTTGA